DNA sequence from the Archangium lipolyticum genome:
CAACGGTGGCGGCGGCCAGGATGAGGGGACGAACGAGGCTCTTGAGTTTCATGAGGTCTGCTCTTTCACTGAGCTCCACGGCCAGAAGACCCGTGAGGGTCGCTGAGTGGGGGGAGGCCGGAAGCCGTCAGGAAATTAGCAGTCTCTGGGGGCCAGGGGGAAACGACACGGGGCATCCTGCCCCTGCTTCCACCCCGGCATGTGCGTGAAACGCGGTGGCTAGTCGCCGTACACCACGACGCAGTACGTGGCGTACACGCCGATGATGTTGGTGAGCTTCTGGTCGATGTGGGTGACGCGGTTGATGCCCGCCTTCTTGGCCGTCTCGTTCACGCCGGCATCGCCCGTGGTGACGAGGCCGAGGATGGACGTGATGCAGCTCTCACCCGACTTCGAGCCCAGCTTGGTCTGCTCGTTGATGAAGCCCTTGCTGGTGGTCTGCGAGTAGAGCCCGGAGGAGCCGGGGGCGCCGGTGCCGATGAAGGCGAGACCCGCGCAACCCGACAGACCCATGGACAGGACTGCGATAACGGCCAGCTTGCGAAGCAGGTTCATGGTTCCTCGCTTGGACTGCCTGTGTGGAAGGAAGCGCCGCGCATCTAGCCTGCGCGGAGCGAGGATGTAAATGCTCTCGAATGTGGACTGCCTGTTACGTGCGCTGGCCGGAGCGCAGCGCCGCGCCGTCGACCGGCACGGGGCGGGCCCGCCACGTCGTGCCGTCCGAGGCGCCGCGGTTTCCGCGCACCATCCGTCCCAGGCGGGCAATGGCGAAGCACACCGCGAGCAGTCCGAGGCCCACGCCCAGGGCGGGCACCAGTCCCAGGGTGGGACCCACGCGCCCGGCCAGACCCGCGGTGCCGGCCCAGCCGTACACCACCGGCAGGTGCAGCACGTAGATCCACAAGGAGGAGCGTCCCAGTGGCGCGAGGGGCCGCGAGAACAGCTGGGGCAACAGGTTGATGGCGCCCAGCACGAGGAGTCCCTGGCCGACGCGGAAGGCCACGAGCCAGGCGCTGGTGGGGCTCCAGTCGGCGGGCAGCCGCTGGGTGAGGGCCAGCAGCCCCGCGCCGAGCGCCACCAGGGCGAGCCCCTGGGGCCAGCCGGGCCGCAGCAGCCGCAGCAGGTGGGCGGCGAGCGCTCCGGCGAAGAAGTAGCCCGCCCACGGGAAGAGCGGGAAGCGCGCGCCCGGCATGCCCACCGCCTGCTGCAGCT
Encoded proteins:
- a CDS encoding TRL-like family protein — its product is MNLLRKLAVIAVLSMGLSGCAGLAFIGTGAPGSSGLYSQTTSKGFINEQTKLGSKSGESCITSILGLVTTGDAGVNETAKKAGINRVTHIDQKLTNIIGVYATYCVVVYGD
- a CDS encoding DUF1624 domain-containing protein; this translates as MTRPGTSLFDLGKPSTRHPGLDGARGLAVVAMVLGHTLDALLAPAVRAHPWVQRYWEFRGITAPLFLLVAGFAVVAALGTSPASAGESFFRRARRALLLLFLGYFLHWPGWATAHALGWGVELRTLVFTFDALQSIGVSLLVGAAVLVLARGTWTRAVALAVLAVGIPLASPFLWNAATAWPVELQQAVGMPGARFPLFPWAGYFFAGALAAHLLRLLRPGWPQGLALVALGAGLLALTQRLPADWSPTSAWLVAFRVGQGLLVLGAINLLPQLFSRPLAPLGRSSLWIYVLHLPVVYGWAGTAGLAGRVGPTLGLVPALGVGLGLLAVCFAIARLGRMVRGNRGASDGTTWRARPVPVDGAALRSGQRT